The Eublepharis macularius isolate TG4126 chromosome 12, MPM_Emac_v1.0, whole genome shotgun sequence genomic sequence GCTCTGCTGGACTTTATTCCAGGTGAGTCACACTGTGACCCCTTCTTCCCTCACTCCAACATCTGAAGCTCAGGGCTGCTTGCTTTTTTTCCTAACGGAGCTTGTGTGCCTTTAAGCAGTTACAAGAGGGGCAGCAGTTTGGCAGAAGAAGCTTATCTTGGCAAGAAGATGATGTAATGGGAGAACTTTACCTGATGCATTTCTGCCTGTCCTGTTGTTGTGGAAAAACACAGCTGTGTCAGTTCCAAGGCTTTTGGGAAGGAGTGTGTATGTGCGATAGTAGTGTGGCTTGGTTATTTGCAAGTGTGTGACAAACCTGAGAGGGACTTTTCCTTTTGGTGGGAATATCCCTCAGCAAACCTGAAAGTACTTGGTAACTTCTTTGTAGGCCAGCCACCTGTGAAGTAAATTATATTATTGTTTAGAGGTACACCCCCCACCTTCCTCAGATGTGCTATAGAGGTAAATGTCACCTCTGCTTTGGTCTTTAGTATGGAGTAACCTTGTCTGCTCACGAGGACCAAGGAGGAGATCAGAGATAAACaaaaaataactttatttcattcCCTAGAGGGGAAGATAATGGTTTTGGTGTTCAAGAATAAACTCTATGCATTTGTAATTGTGTGAGAGAAAGCTTAGAGAAAGAGTATTCACTTTTGCATatattttcagagagagagagtatgtatCAGAAACTGCCAGTCTACTGTATGAGAGTAGAAGAGATGTGTTTCCCTCAGGTTTTCCAAATATCATTTAAAGTTTACTGGAGTTCGTATCACATAGACCTTTGTCTGCCTAGAAAGACCAAAAGAGTTCAACCACCAGCGTGTGCCCCTCTTGGCAACCACATTAAACCAGTCTGCTTCTGAGAACTAAACCTGCTGTTAGCACTTCTAAACCCTGCCTGACATGAATGGCCCTTTCAGGATGAAAGAACTCCCTCATAGTGCTACCATAAAGCAGCCATTTGCCAGACCAAAGCAGGCTCCACACAGGAAAATAGGCTCCATCATCGCAGCACTGCTAGTTTTTGTCTCCCTCATCTCATCTCTCTCCCTCAACCAGACAGTGAATTTTACTCTTGTTCCACCTGTGCTGCGTACGGCCTACGTGGGCGCCTGCTCTTTCCTGTGGACGGCTTTTCTCTGCTATCTGCGCCAAAATGATGCCCATGATACCACCTCCCGAATGTTCCAGGCACTGCCAGGTTTGGCAGGGTTCTTTCCGTCTACAAGAAATGAAAATGGAGTAAACATGCCTTCTGAGAGATAATGAAGGGACTCAATAAATCCTTATATTGTTGATTATACCTCCTGTTCCCTGATTTCTAATCCTTAGTCTCTACAAACATTGCCAGGCACTGGCTGATGGTTGCCAATCTGTGCCCTTTTCAGGCTTGACATCCTTTAGGTGGGTGGCACCAAATAGGTCAAGTACAATAACAAAGGACAAAATCCAAAATGGTGCAAACTGGTTTGTGTTAAAGAGTCCTCATGTGTTTTGTTCAAGGGTGTAATGTTTCATCAAAAGACAGCCCTGCTTTCGGGGCGTGTGAATTTGTTTTCAGACAACTATTATTATTTAATCAGATAATATTACAGAGAAAAACCATAACGTACAACACACTatttaatggtttttttaaaatacgtGACAAAAAGGGGGGGAGTAAGATATATATATTTAGATTTATTTTCATAACATAATTGATTGGATATTTAATACATGTTATGACATAaacaatattgtttcaatttattAGCACACAAAACCAATATTCAGAAAATATCAACACATTATAAGTCCCTCTAGTATCTAGCTTTTATAGCTTGTGTCCTTGCCAATGTATTAAAAAGTCTCTCTTTTATATTCCTAATCTGGAAGATCTCTGAAGAAAATCTGCTTCGTATCCCTCCTAATCCATAACCAGTATATGTAATCACACTCCAGTGTCCTGAGATAGGTAAGAACCTACAAAACCTATGTAGGCACCatgttagaagaggcattccttcttgtgaaagaatgcctcttctaaggtaGCACCCTCTGCAACATATGAGTAATctgaaaacaaaaaagttttgttttatatttcaTAAGCAGACACAATCCACATGGACACTGAAGGCCAGAGCCTGAATTTGGGACTTTATGCATGGAAAAATGTGCCCAACTACAGACTCTTATCTGTACACAGGAAACACTGCAAACCCAACACAAGCCAGTATGGAGCTTCTGGGATTCCACCAGGCATCAATGCCTTGCTTTCACATGCTCTTTACAGCTATGAGGGAGAAAAGACTGAGATTCTCAGTAtgcagaattcttctccaaggGCTAACAGGTATAGCAGCGTGGATGAACTATGAATCAGAAAGCCCCCAATTTGAATTTTCTGTCTTAATGACCTTGTTTAGGTAACTCTCAGCCTCATTTCCCCAGCTACTCTGCAGTCTTAAATTACTGTTCAACCTTACAGGGTGAATATAATGATTAGATCAGTGAAATGGCCTGAATGCTCTAAAACACTATGTAAATAATAATATCCATGTATAACATGATCTCCCTTAGATCACTGATCTCCAATATGACACCCATGAACAGCACGGTGCCTGCAGATGTATTCTAGTGCCCACTTgtttctttcccaaagcaaagagccatcCTTGACTCTCCTCCAGTTCATTGGAACATGAGGTGCATCAGAAAAGCTGAGAGGAGGCATTatctttgtgtctgcagggagaaTCCATTTGGAAATGACTACCTTAATCATAGGGGGATGTTTGGCTTGGCATATTTGTAGTTGCTTGTTGATCctgttgcagccattttgtgactggtcccactcccatggcagccatttggtggtggtggtacccACTACTGTTTCTGACAATTCTAAAAATGTTTGCAAGCTGATCAAGTTAGGGACTTGTCTTAACTTTACCAGGGAAACATTAATTCTCAAGGAACCAATGAATTGCCTGGCCACAAGATCCCACAACTCTTCTAGAGATCCAAAAGGCTTCCCAGTCTGTTTATCTCCACACTTGATGACCTCTTaggatctttcttgcttaaaaaATTGTGGTTCAAGCAACTCTGATGCACATTCCGCAAAGAGCAACTTGGATTGTGACTTCACTTTTGAGAACCCTGAAGTAGGCCAGCTCTGTGGCCTCTGGTCAGCCATGCTTCTCACATGCCCTCCTTCACTGCTGTTGCTCCTGCAGCTTCTGGTCTTGTGGCCCACAGGCCTTCAAGGCTGTCTACAGTGTGATGAAAAATTCAAGGAGAATGTGGCTAAGCTCAGGACTGAGCTTGTTCCACGTCAAATCCATGACACTCGCCTCAAGGTGCGAGCCACGGCACTGCTGAAGGGTCTCGAGGGGGATTTTTTCTCACATTACGCTACCAGCCAGTTTTCTGGCTTTGCAGGTACAGCTTCACTCTGCTTGGGATGGGCAATCAAACAGAGGCCTTTCCACATAGTAATTTAATTGGGCACTAAATGCACAGTTGTTATCCAGACATCTTCCCATCAACGAATAAGTTTTGCTGCCAGGAAGAAAACTCTGCAGTTAGGACATCTGTTAGAGTTTGGTTGTAGCATGGAAGGTAGTTTTATAAATGCTGCAGACAATTATTGGCTAGTGGTTGTGCCGTTACTTAGTAATGAGCtacatctttatttatttgaagTATTTTATAAGTCTGCCTTGTCAAATCAGGAACCGTCCCTTCCTCACTGTTCCTGTGCCATTTAATGGAACTTACATAAAATACTATTACATCCCGTTTTTCCTCCTGTAAAGGATAAACAGTTCCTCCTCCCCAGTTCTGTATAGTGGCAATATATATATTTCAGAGTTTAAAAAAGTGATAATGCTAACATGGGTCCCTACTGATGTGCCCTAATTTCATGAACCTTCTCTCGTTCatcacttttttatttatttctgcctTTTTTAACCCACTTGTTTTCAAAGAAGCTCAAGGCAACTATAGATCTTTAATTTGCatattcctcttcctcctcttctgtatacCTTCTGCTTAAAAAGCGAACCATGTCAAGCCGTCTCCAAGCTTCAACCAGACAATACATCTGCTGAAGTTtaccccctcccacccacccaatcAGTTTGCATGGGAACTTAATATTGTCTCGATCAGAGCTTAGCtgtagagctagggttgccaacctccagggggtggctgaagatctccctgaGTTACAGccgatctccaggctacagaaatcaagaaaatggctggtttggaggttGGATTCCGTGacattatatccagctgaggtcttttcccctccccctcccccactgtccCCAAagtttcacccccaaaatcttcacgaatttcccaacctggagttagcgACCCTATGTGGGACAGCACTAAAATAACAGGTTGGGCCCAGCCAGCCTCTCTCTGTTGGTTAAAAATGGACCGGGATCTCCTTTGACAACCCAAAAAGCCCATGCTGAGGATTACTCGACCTGCATGGTGGACAACAGCCATGTGAGAAAAGGGCTATAGTAAGGAAACAAATTAGGTGAGgctgaatgggggaaaaaatcctggTTGGCTCAAACCCAATGTATTTTGTTGTAATCTGGAAAAGCACATAGCCTACCCCTTCTCTCAGAAGACATCAGATACCCTTGGGTTGCTCTGTCCGAGCTATTCCCTCTGGCTACCATTATTGCAGGACCATGTCCAGTGATTGCTgccatctttctttcctttctctcaGTTAAGAGTACAGTTGATGCCCTGATCCAGGAAGTGAGGTCCAAAACGGAAGAGCTGGCTCAAAGCTCTCTCACAGGTGAGAGTCCCAGGGCCTCCACTCCCTAGACTGCTCTTGTGCTGGGACAGCCATTTCTACGGTCCCTCTAGCCAGGcacaatcccgccccccccccggggaaaACCTCCTCAGCCTCTTCGTGAAGAAGGTAACTATCCACCTGTGATTATTCTTGCTTTGTCCCAAATCAATTACGTCTCCTCCTTTCCTAGAGAGCCATTTTGCTGTTCCCAGGGCCCTTTTAAACAGTACCCCTCACTGAACTTCTATTGAATGTACAAATTCTCTGCCCAGATCACCCTGAGGGCTCTCCAAGGGCTGTGCAAGGTGCTGCCAAGGGACCAGTTGCAGCATACCTGTTGTGATCAAGGATTCTAGGTGTATTATTCTGAACGCGAGGGGTACCCAGAGGTCAGACCCAGTTACATTGGTGGGGAAGGTACCtagaggatagggttgccaaccttcaggtgtgACCTGGAATTatggctgatctccagactacagagatcaagtcccctggagaaaatgattgttttggaaggtgggctgtatgcaattataccctgctgaggtccctcctggaGTGCCaagtctggattgggaaattcctggagatttggggggtggagcctggagagggaggggtttaggaaggggagggacctcagtggggtataacgtcatggagtgcaccctccaaagcaaccattttctctaggggaactgatgtttgtcacctggggatcagttgtaattctgagagatctccagctaccacctggagcctggcaaccctagtccctcccctccccaggttctacccttgaatctccaggaattttccaatctggagttggtaaccctaccagAGAGAGGTTTTGCCTGGGACCCCTCTGGCTCTTGACCTTCATGCTTGGCTGGTTAATAAAGGGTCTTGTACGGTGTTATAACAGGAACTGAGGAAGATTCTCCAGGTTTCCCAAATAATTGATCCCAGCTGCTTATGCAGAAACTCAACAGGTTTATTTAAAAATTGCATACCTTGGGCCTAGAGGCTCTAAATGCAACCAGCAGCCATCTTAACAACCATACCACAGCTacttcttcccaggctccaccaagAGGCAGATGGCCTAACTTCCAAATATTAACTCTTTCTTAACTGTATCAgcctttgtgattttttttttaaccacctATGGGACAGCCAACCACCCCCAGCATCTCTTGTTCTGTGTTCCCAGACCAGGCCTTGCTGGATGAACTGGTTGGATTCCGGAAGAAAACGACCATGAAGCTTAAAGTGGCTTTAAAGGAACATCAGATGAAAGGTAATGAGATTTTCTGCAGCCTCGTGGCCCTATTACATTTCCCCCATGTTTTCCCAATTTTTGAAAATCTTATGTAAGCAGACCACCACTCTGATTTCAAGGTCACTTTTGCTTCTTGTTTCCATTACTGGATCAGTGACAAAAATACagccttgggttggatccagcatgcCCGTGATCCCTAGATTGGCCGTTGGTGGTGATCAAAAGAAAAAGCTTCCTTCCTTTTATCACCAGAAGAAAAGCTGGTTCCATGTAGAGGTGATTCTCCATGCAGCTTTCATTACTGCTACAACCTAGAAGCATTTGCAGCCGCAATGGAGCATCTGCACGGACATGATCCCTCCTCTTTCCTATTCTGAGCCCTTTGTGGCTGCGATTTCCCTCAGCTTCTGGAGGGCTTTTGAGggacttaaaaaacaaaaaccggAATTGCTAGATTGCTGGAACATATTATTATAACAATCTATTCCCACAACATATTCGTTCCCAAGtttcattccccccccaccccccaaaagtacGTTTCTAGCCCTTTTGTTGTGGAGTTATATGGGAAAAGGCACAGACTGCTCACTTCCCAATTTACTCCTGCTGACATGCAAACAGGGTTGCTAACAGTCTGTGTGACCACCCACTTGCAACCTCTAGGGGTCATTTTTCTCATTTGCTGCTACTGGTGGTACGAACTGCAATATTCCTGCCCAGGAATAGAAGCAGAGGGCAGATTGTCCTCTGGGAACATGTTGAagttggggaaaaaaatctgtggTTGATTGAAAATAGGTGCAGTCCCACTAATTTTTAACTCTCTTTCCCCCTCACAGCTTGTGACAGGGCAAACTGTGGTAAGTTCATGGTGTTGTATTGCTGGGTTTAGGAGGATGGAGACCTGATCAATAAACACAGGAACTGTCTTATACTTAATCAGATCCTTGGTGtatcaaggtctgtattgtctaAACTGACTGGCAGTGATtctgcagggtctcaggtagagatctttcatatcacataCGACCcaatccctttaactggagataccaggggattgaacctgcaaccCTCTGTGTGCAAAACAGATGGTCTGCCACTGGGCTCCAGCCAGGGAAATGTGGAAGGCTTTCTTCAAAGAGCCGTCCTTGCTTAGCCCAGCTCAGTATCACTGTGTTTGGGAGCTTTCTCATGTTTTCTCTCCCCCTTGTTTGTTGCAGCCTGGCTCCGATACAGCGTCTTGGACTGTGTAGGATGTAAAGATATCAACGCTGTTTGCTACACAACAAGTCAGTGCTTTGGTAGGTAGATCTGGGGATatta encodes the following:
- the IZUMO2 gene encoding izumo sperm-egg fusion protein 2; the encoded protein is MLLTCPPSLLLLLQLLVLWPTGLQGCLQCDEKFKENVAKLRTELVPRQIHDTRLKVRATALLKGLEGDFFSHYATSQFSGFAVKSTVDALIQEVRSKTEELAQSSLTDQALLDELVGFRKKTTMKLKVALKEHQMKACDRANCAWLRYSVLDCVGCKDINAVCYTTSQCFVDSQDRLSLRYGAVLWDPNIAKNGVAIVLCMGGVLFLVIMGSIIVYWRNQLFLYV